The Metabacillus schmidteae nucleotide sequence AGTTCACCTGTTCCATTTGAAAGCTCTTCGATACCTGTGTGTAACTTAGCATAGGAGTCTGACAATTGACCTACTCCGCCTGAATATTCTACTAAGCCTGAGTGAAAGGCGCCATAATTAGAAGAAAGTTTATTTATTCCGTCCTGCAGTTGCGCAATTGAGTCAGCAACGTCCATCTGCTCGAGTGAGGATGCAATTCCGTTTTTCATCGTTTCAAGATTGTTCGCCATCTCTATTAAAGCACCGTTCACCTGGTTTAGTGTTGCACTTACTCCATCAAATGCTCCCTTTACAGCCGAATAGGTTCCCTTTGCTGTGCGTGCCGCAGCATATGTTTCAAGTAATTGATTCAAGACTTCTTGATCTGCCCCGCTACTATATAACGCTTTCGTTTCTTCTTCTGTAATCTCGTATTCAGGAATAGCTTCCATTGCTTTTTTTAGCTCATTGTATGCCTTGGCATAATTTTCATTAAATGTAGTCAAGCCTTTACCTATTTCTCTTAGTCCACCCGCAATTTGGCCGAGTCCATCTTCCAATTTTTTAAAATCACCGAGACCCATTTCCTCTGAGCTACTGCTAAGAGAGGTATTCAATGTTTCGAGTGCTTGTTGAATATTTTTGGAGGCACTGATCAGTTCTTTAGAAGAGCCATCTATTTTCGACATTCCTTCTTTAAATGCTTGTGATCCTTTCTTCAGTTCGTAGACTCCATTATTTAGTTCAGATACTCCATCATTTAAATCGCCAACACCATTGTTAATGTCACGAATCGCATTTGTTAATAACTCCATATCACCTGTCATATCATCAATGTTTGGTGCATCGATTGGCATGGAAGATGGAATAGCTGTGATATCGATGCCATCTAATTCGAAACCTAGAGCATCAGCTTCAACTGTTAGTTCTTCCTCTTTTTCAGGCATGACTGTGAAGGTCACTTGTTTGTTTTTCCCAGCATTAGCCAGCATCCCGTCTGGTGCTTTTATATTGCTATATAATTCTGTATTAAGTGAAAGAGATATTTGTAATAAGTAGTTTTCAAAAAATAGCGGATCTACTTGTTCATTGGCAGAAGTATTAATCACAATTTGCACATGGCCTTTTTGTCCAGCCAATTCATCAGGGTTGATTTGTTTTCCATTTAATAGATAGGAAATAGATATATTCCAAGGCAATGGTTCTTCCTTCATATTGCCTTGATAATAAAATTTCCCCTTTGAATCGGCTGTAAATTCGACTGTATGATTCTTTTGTTCCAGCTGTGTTAAGTCTGTTAAGTTTTTTAAGCTGGTATACGGCCCATAATCAATAATTTCACCGGGCTTTTCTATATCTAAGATGTTGACAACATACGCCTCCTGTCTTTCTCCAGTGGCACTAAGTTTTGCATAGACAACCTCATCTTTAGATGAAACTTCTCCTATTTGTTGAGAAGACTCAGCATTTGAGTTGCTGTCATTTGTAGCAGCCGTAACTTGTATAGAAGGTATGACGATAATCGTTGTTGTCAAGACAAGTAGTATTTTACTTATGCTTTTTTTCATCATTTCTTCTCCTTATAAAAGTTTGCTTTTAACGTTGTTTTTGCAATCAGCTTATCAAAAACCAAAAACATTGCCGGCAGGAAGAAAACGACCATAATAAAGGCAAGCATTGCCCCTCTTCCAAGCAATAACCCGATTGAAGAAACAATTGGATTTGTGGATGTAATCCATAAGATAAACCCTACGCTCGATAAAATAGCTCCGGAAATTCCAATAGAGAAAATCTTCTCATCTAATGTTTTCTTCATCGCTTCGAGTGCCGTCATGTCCTGTCGATATTCTTTATAAGCATCTGTTAAAAGAATCGCATAATCAACTGTCGCCGCAAGCTGAATAATACTGATCAACAGGTATCCCACATAAACTAATGAAGAATCTGTAAAATATGGAACCGAGAGATTAATCCATACCGCTGTCTGAATCGTCAAAAGCAGGACGATTGGAATGGAGATCGATTTAAATGTAACGATCAGGACAAACGCAATCGTAATAATGGTCAAAAGATTCACCAACGTATTATCCTTTTGAACGGTATTTTTTATATCATATAATGTGACGCTTTCACCAACTGAATAGACATGATCATAATATTTTTCTGCGCTGCTATGGACTTGATCAATTAATTTAAACGCCTCTTCTCCCTCGGTTTTCGTATCTGTTTGAAGAATTAATCGACTATAATTTTCTGAGTAAAATTGCTCTGTTACAGAAGGATCCAAATACTCAGGTGGAATCGCCGAACTAACAGTGTTTACATAAGCAAGTACGCTGGACACATTCTCAATATTTTCTAATTCTTGAACTAACTCTTCTTCTTTCGCAATATCTCCTTTTGGTACCAGCAATACGAGTGGTGTGCTTTCACCAAAATGCTCTTTAATTTTGACTATATCGCTGCCAGCTCTTGTTTCTTCTGGTTGATCACCGATTCCATAGATAAAATTTGTCTGACTTTGTGCCAAAAATGCCGGTACAACTAATAAAAAAACAATAAGTAAGCTGGGAATTTTCATTTTCATTACTGCATTACCTTTGTTCTTTATATAAGGAAGTAATGGTTTATGCTGCGTTTTATCAATCCATTTATAAAACACTAGCGTAAGTGCCGGTAAAAAGACCATTACACTAATGAAACTTAATAAAATACCTTTTACTAAGTTAATCCCTAAATCTGAACCAATTTCAAAGTTCATAAACGAGAGTGCAATAAACCCAAAAAAGGTTGTTGACGCACTTGCCGTGATCGCAGAGAACGATTTTTTCATGGCAAGCTGCATAGCTTCTTGTGGATCAGCTATTTTCTTCCGATAATCTGAAAAACTATGTAGAAGGAAAATCGCATAATCAAGTGATACCGCCAGCTGTAAGATTGGAGCAACAGATTGAGTCACAAAGGATACTTCGCCGAGAAACATATTTGTACCCATATTTATTAAGATTGACACACCTATAGCTGTTAAAAATAACACCGGCTCTACCCAGGATGTTGTTGAAACAACTAAAATGATAATAATAATAGGAACTAACAAAGCAGCTGCATACATAGATTCCGTTCCAGCCATTTTTTGTTGTGTGGCCGTATTCAGAGATTCCCCTGCCATCGCATTTTCCTCACCAATAAGCTTATAGATTTCATCTGTTATGGCAACTTCATCTCCATCGCGAATACTAAACGAAAATAATGCTTTTCCATCCTTATAATAGGTTTCAACAGTCTCTTCATCTGCCATTTCGAGTGGAGCTTTTATATCGATCGCATCATCTAACCACGTAACATCTGACACACCATCAATCACAGCTAATTCCTTTTTAAAAGCAAGAGCTTCCTGAATGGTCACATCATTAACCATAACTCGGTTCGACGGAACACCCCCCTCAAACTCCTGCTCCATGATGTCCAATGCTTTTGTTGACTGTGCATCATCCGGCAAGTAATCTGTCATATCATAGTTTACTGATACTGTTAATGATGCCAAGGAACAGATGATGGTAAGGATCATAAATGTAATGACGACTGCTTTTTTATGTTTAATAATTCGTGCTGCACTATTTATAAGTTTTCACCCTCTCTTGCCTTTTTTTCATGTTCACCCTATCATTATATTGACACGGTGTTGGCTATTCAACAATCAGTTATTTAACATCCGTTAGTTGAACAACATATTTACAATATATGTTGGATAATGCATATGAAAAGGTGATTTTTATGTCTAGTTCAAAACTGGATCGACGTAAAAAATATACGCAAATGGTATTAAAGGATAGTCTTATGCAACTATTAAAGGAAAAACAGATTTCCTCTATTACAGTTAAAGAAATATGTGAATGGGCTGATATTAATCGATCTACATTCTATTCTCATTTCACAGATCAGTTTGATCTTCTTGACAAAATAGAAAATGAGTTGATTGATGATATGGCTGGGTATTTACATCAGTGTAACTTTGAAAATGATCAAGACGATCTCCAGATGATTGAGAAATTATTGGAATACTTCGCATCAAAGCACGAGGTGTGTCAGACACTTCTTAATGAAAAAGTAGACACGACATTTCAAAACAAATTTGCACAGGATATCTTTATGAAAAACTGGAAAGCTGATAAACAACTAAGTAAGGAAATGTCTATGTATTTAAGTATTTTTACTATTAGCGGGAGTATCTATACGATTAAATCATGGCTAAATCAAGGTATGGATAAATCCCCAAAAGAAATGGCAGAAATCATTAATCATGTAATAAAAAATGGATTAAATGGAATGAAGGGACATGGGGACAGGTCAATTGTCCCAAAGTAAAAAAAAGGGACAGTGAACCTGTCCCCTTGACCCATAAAACTACATCTCTATGTATAAATAACAATTCTATATTAGTTTTCGCAAAATCATATCAAATTGATATTTGTTTTATCTAAGTTTGAGATATATAATAAAGACAAGAAGTTAAGGAAAGCGATTACAACATTATAACAACAAAAGATTAAGTCTTGGTTTATACATAAGGAGGATTTTAAAATGAGCAAAGTAGCCAGAGATTATAAAGTGAATAAATTATTAGATAAACAAAAATTTAGTGAAAAACAAGTGTCCGAAATGTCAGATGCACAAATTGAATACTATCACTGGCTCTATTTTGAAGATTCTGTTTACGATTATATGTAATGATTAGTTTAATAGATGAATAAAAGCGAACATCAATTGATGTTCGCTTTTATTATGTTATCCCCAAATCTCTTTCGAAATATCAACGATATACTTTAACTTCTCCCATTGTTCTTCTTCTGTTAGGATATTTCCATGATGAGTTGAAGCAAAGCCACATTGTGGACTAATACAAATTTGCTCAAGTGGTACATATTTTGTTGCTTCTTCCACACGTGCCTTAATGTTTTCTTTATCTTCCAGCTTGCCATGCTTTGATGTGAATACCCCAAGAACGACTTGTGGTCCTCCATTTGGAATGTATTCTAACGGTGCAAAATCTCCAGAACGATCATCATCATATTCTAAGAAAAATCCGTTTACTTTTTCTTTTGCAAATAATGTTGGCGCGATTTTAGCATAGCTGCCTTCAAATGCCCATGTTGAACGGTAATTACCACGGCAAAGATGTGTTGTAATAATAAGATCTTCCGGTTTATCCTCTAATACACCATTTGCCACTCGTAAGGCTAAGTCGATTAACTGTTCACGAGAATAGCCACTATCATTAAACGGAATTTCCGGTGCGTTCAGTCCTGCAATGTATACATCATCAAGCTGCAGGTACCGACAACCAGCATCATAAAAAGCTTTAATAGCATCACGGTATGTTTGGATAACATCATTTGTATATTCTTCAAGGTCTGGATAAATGTCTAAATTGCGAATTCCTGCATTGAATAATTGGTTAGGACTAGGAATTGTTTGTTTTGCAACCGCACGATCACCAACGATTTCTTTAAATTCAATAAATTCTTTTACGTGTGGATGATCCGGATTAAATGAGATTTTTCCAGTTACTCGTACATCGTATCTTTCTGTTTCTTCACCATTGAATTTAAACCCATGACCTGGCACATATCCTTCTACACCATTTAAATGCTCTAAAAAGTCTGTATGCCAAAATCTGCGGCGGAATTCTCCATCTGTTACAGCTTGCAGGCCAACTTCAATTTGCTTGTCTACAACTTTTTTTATTTCTTCTGTTTCAATATCATGTAATTGTTGAGCTGTAATTGTTCCTGCCTGAAAATCTTTTCTAGCGTTATGAATTCGTTCCGGTCTTAATAAACTTCCCACGTGATCTGCTCTAAATGGTGCTTTTACTAATGTTTTTGTCATGTAGAACTCTCCCTTATTAAAAAATTTACCTACAGTATAGAATTTCTATGTATATCGATAAACAAATCGAATTAACTGTAGTACTTAATACCTTAAAACTAAAAAACCCTCTTCATAAATAAGAAGAGGGGTTCGTTAGCATAGTTATACCTTGCTCCTCTTATCTCTATAGCATCATGCTACTGGAGTTGGCACAGTACTTATTAAAGTCCGCTGCCGAGGTATCATAGGGCCAGTCCCTCCACCTCTCTTGATAAGAAAATATCAAAATATTAAGTTAATACAATTAATATACTCTTTCCTTAAGTAAGATGTCAAACATTAATTGTAAAATTTTCTAGTTTATAAACTATTAAGTAACAGTATATTTATCCTTAATAGAATTTTTGGAATTGGGTGAATACCCATAGCAATACCCAAACCATTGAATATGTTGTGATTGTGGGAAAAACAGATGATGGAGGTAATAATAAATGAATAACATGTATCACACTATGACTCAGCCAATGCATATGGACAATATGAATATGATGCAGCAGCCTATGCACATGGAAAATATGATGCAGCCCAAGCAAGTGATGGTAGTAGAA carries:
- a CDS encoding coiled-coil domain-containing protein is translated as MKKSISKILLVLTTTIIVIPSIQVTAATNDSNSNAESSQQIGEVSSKDEVVYAKLSATGERQEAYVVNILDIEKPGEIIDYGPYTSLKNLTDLTQLEQKNHTVEFTADSKGKFYYQGNMKEEPLPWNISISYLLNGKQINPDELAGQKGHVQIVINTSANEQVDPLFFENYLLQISLSLNTELYSNIKAPDGMLANAGKNKQVTFTVMPEKEEELTVEADALGFELDGIDITAIPSSMPIDAPNIDDMTGDMELLTNAIRDINNGVGDLNDGVSELNNGVYELKKGSQAFKEGMSKIDGSSKELISASKNIQQALETLNTSLSSSSEEMGLGDFKKLEDGLGQIAGGLREIGKGLTTFNENYAKAYNELKKAMEAIPEYEITEEETKALYSSGADQEVLNQLLETYAAARTAKGTYSAVKGAFDGVSATLNQVNGALIEMANNLETMKNGIASSLEQMDVADSIAQLQDGINKLSSNYGAFHSGLVEYSGGVGQLSDSYAKLHTGIEELSNGTGELENGVSKLHDGTEELYESTSDLPDQMKQEVNEMIDDYDKSDFEAVSFVSPKNEQVNSVQFVIKTESIKKEEKQETQKPKEKEKGFWARLKDLFS
- a CDS encoding efflux RND transporter permease subunit; this translates as MILTIICSLASLTVSVNYDMTDYLPDDAQSTKALDIMEQEFEGGVPSNRVMVNDVTIQEALAFKKELAVIDGVSDVTWLDDAIDIKAPLEMADEETVETYYKDGKALFSFSIRDGDEVAITDEIYKLIGEENAMAGESLNTATQQKMAGTESMYAAALLVPIIIIILVVSTTSWVEPVLFLTAIGVSILINMGTNMFLGEVSFVTQSVAPILQLAVSLDYAIFLLHSFSDYRKKIADPQEAMQLAMKKSFSAITASASTTFFGFIALSFMNFEIGSDLGINLVKGILLSFISVMVFLPALTLVFYKWIDKTQHKPLLPYIKNKGNAVMKMKIPSLLIVFLLVVPAFLAQSQTNFIYGIGDQPEETRAGSDIVKIKEHFGESTPLVLLVPKGDIAKEEELVQELENIENVSSVLAYVNTVSSAIPPEYLDPSVTEQFYSENYSRLILQTDTKTEGEEAFKLIDQVHSSAEKYYDHVYSVGESVTLYDIKNTVQKDNTLVNLLTIITIAFVLIVTFKSISIPIVLLLTIQTAVWINLSVPYFTDSSLVYVGYLLISIIQLAATVDYAILLTDAYKEYRQDMTALEAMKKTLDEKIFSIGISGAILSSVGFILWITSTNPIVSSIGLLLGRGAMLAFIMVVFFLPAMFLVFDKLIAKTTLKANFYKEKK
- a CDS encoding TetR/AcrR family transcriptional regulator, whose protein sequence is MSSSKLDRRKKYTQMVLKDSLMQLLKEKQISSITVKEICEWADINRSTFYSHFTDQFDLLDKIENELIDDMAGYLHQCNFENDQDDLQMIEKLLEYFASKHEVCQTLLNEKVDTTFQNKFAQDIFMKNWKADKQLSKEMSMYLSIFTISGSIYTIKSWLNQGMDKSPKEMAEIINHVIKNGLNGMKGHGDRSIVPK
- a CDS encoding 5-methyltetrahydropteroyltriglutamate--homocysteine S-methyltransferase, which produces MTKTLVKAPFRADHVGSLLRPERIHNARKDFQAGTITAQQLHDIETEEIKKVVDKQIEVGLQAVTDGEFRRRFWHTDFLEHLNGVEGYVPGHGFKFNGEETERYDVRVTGKISFNPDHPHVKEFIEFKEIVGDRAVAKQTIPSPNQLFNAGIRNLDIYPDLEEYTNDVIQTYRDAIKAFYDAGCRYLQLDDVYIAGLNAPEIPFNDSGYSREQLIDLALRVANGVLEDKPEDLIITTHLCRGNYRSTWAFEGSYAKIAPTLFAKEKVNGFFLEYDDDRSGDFAPLEYIPNGGPQVVLGVFTSKHGKLEDKENIKARVEEATKYVPLEQICISPQCGFASTHHGNILTEEEQWEKLKYIVDISKEIWG